In one window of Chitinophagales bacterium DNA:
- a CDS encoding RagB/SusD family nutrient uptake outer membrane protein, giving the protein MLKRNFKYITIVALVVLFISAATSCKRMLEQPSGSTITIDSVFATPDAAMRALWNVYSTSVINGFVTGDGGSGLSDAGTVDGFLLAASDEGDQFGTGGRANAFNAGTWGANFQDEFSYNRVTVGMRNACIFIENAERVPLTNTGTFNWTAQLRDQTIAEARVLRAMMHYEAMIRYGGIPIIDQTPKVIISNVGGVNQAQVVPAGTRRSLKSVIDFIVKSCDEAIPNLPDNYPASDIGRINKGAALALKAVTLLWAASPLANSITPPVSGGADSLNCLESSDNNRWRDAAQAHKALLDWSATNGYSLLDDPALGKSESYNYATGAALDPRNRELILYDKSHGQQAGGANVVRWGCPIYFSWGNTVMALPMNFITKTFRDVNGNDISLPTDGSFTQLKSIMRRMEPRFHAVAWWPGSQYTNTGLMNGQGGNDTAKFLYKRTNINGAFVQTGAGPQLIGNGIPNGIHQKKYINLVNANNGTVNLYWPIFRLAEFHLGYAEALNEINPSDPAIYASLNVIRRRGGLPDLAPGNPTYADIFGNKTKTREYIQRERAVELYGEEHRFFDVRRWKIAGNDGVMKGQFFRIFLYENSSTAYVPPTTSMTPAQRLANDNRLSYRIEPFETRVWEDKMYFYPFPQAEVNKGFLKQNPGW; this is encoded by the coding sequence ATGCTGAAGCGTAACTTTAAATACATCACAATAGTTGCTCTGGTTGTTTTGTTTATCAGTGCGGCAACTTCATGTAAGCGAATGCTGGAACAACCTTCTGGTAGTACTATTACAATTGATTCTGTTTTTGCTACACCTGATGCGGCGATGCGTGCATTATGGAATGTGTACTCCACATCTGTAATTAATGGCTTTGTTACTGGAGATGGTGGTAGTGGCTTAAGTGATGCGGGAACAGTTGATGGTTTCTTACTGGCTGCAAGTGATGAGGGCGATCAGTTTGGAACAGGTGGAAGGGCTAATGCTTTTAATGCGGGAACCTGGGGAGCAAATTTTCAGGATGAGTTTTCTTATAATAGAGTAACCGTAGGTATGAGGAACGCTTGCATTTTTATTGAAAATGCTGAAAGAGTTCCACTTACAAATACAGGAACCTTTAACTGGACAGCACAATTAAGGGATCAGACAATTGCGGAAGCGAGAGTGCTTCGTGCTATGATGCACTACGAAGCAATGATTCGCTATGGAGGAATCCCTATAATTGACCAGACTCCAAAAGTGATCATCAGTAATGTTGGTGGTGTGAACCAAGCTCAAGTAGTCCCTGCTGGAACACGAAGATCACTGAAGTCGGTAATTGATTTCATTGTTAAAAGTTGTGATGAAGCCATTCCGAACTTACCAGATAATTATCCTGCATCAGATATTGGTAGAATTAATAAAGGTGCTGCATTAGCATTGAAGGCCGTTACACTTTTGTGGGCTGCAAGTCCTTTAGCCAATTCAATTACACCGCCGGTTTCTGGTGGAGCGGATAGTTTAAATTGTCTTGAAAGCAGCGATAACAATAGATGGAGAGATGCTGCTCAGGCACATAAAGCCTTGTTAGATTGGTCAGCAACAAATGGATACAGCTTACTTGATGACCCAGCTTTAGGGAAATCCGAAAGTTACAATTATGCTACTGGTGCAGCACTTGACCCCAGAAACAGAGAGCTTATTCTTTACGATAAATCACACGGGCAGCAGGCTGGTGGCGCAAATGTTGTGAGATGGGGTTGTCCAATTTATTTCTCTTGGGGTAATACAGTGATGGCATTACCGATGAACTTTATTACAAAGACATTCCGTGATGTAAACGGTAATGATATATCACTTCCTACAGATGGCAGCTTTACACAGCTTAAGTCTATCATGCGGAGGATGGAACCTCGTTTCCATGCTGTAGCCTGGTGGCCTGGCTCTCAGTATACAAATACTGGATTAATGAATGGTCAGGGCGGTAACGACACGGCAAAATTTTTATACAAGAGAACAAATATTAATGGAGCTTTTGTCCAGACTGGAGCAGGACCCCAATTAATAGGTAATGGTATTCCAAATGGTATACACCAGAAAAAGTATATCAATCTTGTTAATGCAAACAATGGTACAGTCAATTTGTACTGGCCAATTTTCAGATTAGCTGAGTTTCACTTAGGCTATGCTGAAGCTTTGAATGAAATAAATCCATCTGATCCTGCAATCTATGCTTCATTAAATGTTATTAGACGAAGAGGTGGATTACCCGATCTGGCTCCTGGTAACCCTACTTATGCGGATATTTTTGGTAATAAAACAAAAACAAGGGAGTATATACAGCGTGAAAGAGCTGTTGAGCTCTATGGGGAAGAGCATCGCTTCTTTGATGTCAGAAGATGGAAAATTGCAGGTAATGATGGGGTTATGAAAGGTCAGTTTTTTAGAATCTTTCTTTACGAAAACAGTTCAACGGCATATGTGCCACCAACTACGAGTATGACCCCTGCTCAGCGTCTTGCTAATGACAACAGATTATCCTATCGTATAGAGCCTTTTGAAACAAGGGTGTGGGAAGATAAAATGTATTTCTATCCATTTCCACAAGCAGAAGTTAACAAAGGATTTTTAAAGCAAAATCCTGGATGGTAA
- a CDS encoding RagB/SusD family nutrient uptake outer membrane protein: MKKTLILFVLAGFFLMSCRKNFLDTQIQQNFNEDLFLNSGPANLKAFGMGVYNYLPQLNRFGGNALMANASDEADYARFNNIQRFNAGAWDPFTNPDDVWAEYYRGIRHANLFLEKTEDFRRLLVQDTINNKANYVIDVDDFIKLRAEVRFLRAYFYMELIKRYGGVPIVTKVLTEQEAFNVRRATFDECVDFIVEQCNLAYPDLTNHYINYGIPAGQTIGRGDAGTDNNRLGRIEKPAAVALKLRALLYAASPLNNAANSVTKWLRAAEAAQQLFTDPNCAHVNFLSANYRDLFMSQNTTNNLTPRKGWNSGIILTRPFQLNSNTFERANYPVGMVNGGEGATCPSQNLVDAFEMRTTGLPISAPGSGYDPANPYLNRDQRLGWIVVLNGSTMGLNTNNTARTVESFIDGADGIGAKAGATTTGYYLRKMCVENYNLALAGTRAKAWILMRFAEVLLNYAEAANEAFGPEAKPLLNGTPAIRSAREAINMVRARAGQPAIAAGITQEALRDRIRNERRVELAFEEHRFFDVRRWKIAEITENQPLRGMRVRRSGPTSFSYEPFVVEPRVFSPKMYWYPIPFAEVAKSNGGIQQNPGW, encoded by the coding sequence ATGAAAAAGACATTAATATTATTTGTGCTAGCTGGTTTTTTTCTCATGTCTTGCAGAAAAAACTTTTTAGACACACAAATTCAGCAAAACTTCAATGAAGATTTATTTCTCAATTCAGGTCCGGCGAACCTGAAAGCCTTTGGAATGGGTGTTTACAATTATCTGCCGCAACTAAACCGCTTCGGCGGTAATGCTTTGATGGCAAATGCTTCTGATGAAGCAGATTATGCGCGGTTTAACAACATTCAAAGATTTAATGCAGGAGCGTGGGATCCATTCACCAATCCAGACGATGTGTGGGCCGAGTATTACAGAGGTATAAGACATGCAAATCTCTTCCTGGAGAAAACAGAAGATTTCAGAAGGCTTCTTGTGCAGGATACAATAAATAACAAGGCTAATTATGTCATTGATGTTGATGATTTTATTAAGCTCAGAGCTGAAGTGAGATTCCTCAGAGCTTACTTTTATATGGAACTTATTAAGCGATATGGTGGGGTTCCTATCGTAACAAAAGTGCTGACTGAGCAGGAGGCATTTAATGTTCGAAGAGCAACTTTTGATGAGTGCGTTGACTTTATTGTAGAACAATGCAATCTAGCATATCCTGATTTAACCAATCACTATATCAATTATGGCATTCCTGCCGGACAAACCATTGGAAGAGGAGATGCTGGTACTGATAACAATAGATTGGGTAGAATTGAAAAGCCTGCTGCTGTTGCTTTAAAACTAAGAGCACTTCTATATGCTGCTAGTCCCTTGAATAATGCAGCAAATAGTGTTACTAAATGGCTAAGGGCTGCTGAAGCTGCGCAACAACTTTTCACCGATCCAAACTGTGCACACGTAAATTTTCTTAGTGCAAACTATCGGGACTTATTTATGTCTCAGAATACGACGAATAATTTAACACCAAGAAAAGGTTGGAATTCAGGGATAATCTTAACACGACCCTTTCAGCTGAATTCTAACACTTTCGAAAGAGCCAATTATCCTGTCGGAATGGTGAATGGTGGCGAAGGTGCCACTTGTCCTTCTCAGAATCTTGTTGATGCATTTGAAATGAGAACAACTGGTTTGCCCATCAGCGCCCCGGGATCTGGTTATGACCCTGCGAACCCTTATCTGAATCGCGATCAGCGATTGGGATGGATAGTAGTGCTGAATGGTTCAACTATGGGATTAAATACCAATAATACTGCTAGAACTGTTGAATCTTTTATTGATGGTGCTGATGGAATTGGTGCAAAAGCTGGTGCCACAACTACTGGATATTACTTACGTAAAATGTGTGTTGAGAACTATAATCTTGCTTTGGCAGGAACAAGAGCGAAGGCCTGGATTCTGATGCGGTTTGCAGAAGTTTTATTGAATTATGCCGAGGCTGCAAATGAAGCCTTTGGTCCGGAAGCAAAACCTCTGCTCAATGGTACACCTGCTATACGTTCTGCTCGCGAGGCTATTAATATGGTCAGAGCAAGGGCCGGCCAGCCTGCAATTGCTGCGGGTATTACACAGGAGGCATTGCGGGATAGAATCAGAAACGAAAGAAGGGTGGAGTTGGCGTTTGAAGAACATCGATTTTTTGATGTAAGAAGATGGAAGATTGCTGAAATAACAGAGAACCAGCCTTTACGTGGTATGCGTGTAAGACGTTCGGGACCAACAAGTTTTTCATACGAGCCTTTTGTAGTAGAGCCTAGAGTGTTCTCACCCAAAATGTATTGGTATCCAATTCCGTTTGCGGAAGTAGCAAAATCCAATGGGGGTATTCAACAAAATCCAGGATGGTAA
- a CDS encoding heparinase II/III family protein, which translates to MVIFSKIKEMNKFLIQLFVCFSYIPCVPAQVFQITTPEQISYLHTNSHSADKTGFFFNDQDIKRINELQSKDSLVALGVRKAIHEANKILEEPLLEYSLDEAKLRVKAVHQFASQLPLLILSYQITKDSIYAARAWKQLALMANYPDWGANRHFLDAGIGAFDVAFAINGLRTYIKEEQKKLLADAVMKFVLIPGREQMRKNIWWSTANHNWNGICNGGIIMAALAIFEYNPALCAEVISLAVNRLPTYIQHFSPDGQSEEGLMYWGYGLMYTTITFEALKRRLGTVFGLDTISGFKKTGWFPVLMSGPVAALNIGDDPIKTEKAKTLFWFARHYQDKGLATLNYHNSITQRNVTWQDLLYYDPALVEKNTNERLDIPLANYTRGIEVASIRSSWNDTAAFISIHGGANNANHGHLDAGSFDIQSYGVVWAIGNLGRDDYTFPGYFSKTTKPDYLDTPEIQATAGRWHFYRLRAEGKNVLVINPDVRPDQNEKGVAQISPLQLKQGYQFYTADLTSCYSRDVLLYQRSIGMHTNNGFITVQDTVICKQASTIWWSMHTGANIELSDNGKTAVLKQGEKQMKVYLRSPVNASFVVLSASYLPGQSFPLTRNSPNNAFKKLAIKINNTKEALFKIDFGNTAVIRDNSSVVLFNK; encoded by the coding sequence TTGGTCATCTTTTCTAAAATAAAAGAAATGAATAAATTTCTCATTCAGCTTTTTGTATGCTTTAGTTACATTCCGTGTGTTCCTGCACAGGTTTTTCAAATTACCACTCCCGAACAAATAAGCTATCTGCATACAAACAGCCACTCAGCAGATAAAACAGGTTTTTTTTTCAATGATCAGGATATTAAGCGTATTAATGAACTTCAGTCAAAAGACTCACTGGTTGCTTTGGGAGTCAGGAAAGCAATACATGAAGCAAATAAAATTCTGGAAGAACCATTATTGGAATATTCTTTGGATGAAGCCAAGCTAAGGGTAAAAGCGGTCCATCAATTCGCGTCGCAATTACCTTTACTGATACTTAGTTATCAGATTACTAAAGATTCTATTTATGCTGCAAGGGCATGGAAACAATTAGCATTAATGGCAAATTACCCTGATTGGGGAGCTAACCGCCATTTTTTAGATGCAGGTATTGGTGCTTTTGATGTCGCATTTGCTATTAACGGATTGAGAACTTATATCAAAGAGGAACAAAAAAAACTGCTTGCCGATGCGGTAATGAAGTTTGTGCTAATACCCGGCAGAGAGCAAATGCGAAAGAATATATGGTGGTCAACTGCCAATCATAACTGGAATGGAATATGTAATGGGGGAATCATCATGGCTGCTTTAGCAATATTTGAGTACAATCCGGCCTTGTGTGCAGAGGTGATCAGCCTAGCAGTGAACAGATTACCTACATATATTCAGCATTTTTCTCCGGATGGGCAAAGCGAAGAAGGGTTAATGTACTGGGGTTATGGATTAATGTACACCACGATTACTTTTGAAGCACTTAAAAGAAGACTGGGCACAGTCTTTGGTCTGGATACAATTTCAGGCTTTAAAAAAACAGGGTGGTTTCCTGTATTGATGTCAGGTCCGGTAGCAGCCTTGAATATTGGTGATGACCCAATAAAAACAGAAAAGGCAAAAACACTTTTTTGGTTCGCTAGACATTATCAAGATAAAGGGCTGGCCACATTAAACTATCACAATAGTATTACTCAGAGAAATGTTACCTGGCAAGATCTGCTTTATTATGATCCTGCTTTGGTAGAGAAGAATACAAATGAAAGGTTAGATATTCCGCTTGCCAATTATACGAGAGGTATTGAAGTTGCAAGTATCAGATCATCTTGGAATGATACTGCTGCATTTATTTCAATACATGGTGGTGCAAACAATGCTAATCATGGGCATCTTGACGCAGGAAGTTTTGACATACAATCATACGGAGTGGTTTGGGCCATTGGTAATCTTGGTAGGGATGATTATACTTTTCCAGGTTATTTTTCTAAAACAACAAAGCCAGATTATTTAGACACTCCTGAAATACAAGCTACAGCTGGTAGATGGCATTTTTATCGATTGAGGGCAGAAGGTAAAAATGTGCTTGTCATTAATCCTGATGTACGACCAGATCAGAATGAGAAAGGGGTTGCACAAATAAGCCCACTTCAGTTGAAACAGGGGTATCAGTTCTATACAGCCGATCTTACTTCCTGTTATAGTCGTGATGTACTATTGTATCAGCGAAGTATTGGTATGCATACAAATAATGGCTTTATCACCGTGCAAGATACGGTCATATGTAAACAAGCATCTACGATATGGTGGTCTATGCATACAGGTGCCAATATTGAACTTAGCGATAATGGTAAAACAGCTGTGTTGAAGCAGGGTGAAAAACAAATGAAAGTATATCTGAGAAGCCCTGTAAATGCATCGTTTGTAGTATTGTCTGCTAGTTATTTACCGGGCCAGTCATTCCCGTTAACGAGAAACTCGCCGAATAATGCTTTCAAGAAGTTGGCGATAAAAATCAATAACACTAAAGAAGCTTTATTCAAGATTGATTTCGGCAATACAGCTGTTATTCGTGATAATAGTAGTGTTGTGCTGTTCAATAAATAA
- a CDS encoding SusC/RagA family TonB-linked outer membrane protein, with protein sequence MKLYNIDKVTFLTGFMLYSVINVFANPADTSKANKQTKLVSFNNDVVHLPFGPTIESRKNTAAFSMIKGDRLKGINTPTLGNTLMGQLSGLYVSQSGGAQGNTDFPGLFIRGRQTFQDNNVLVLVDGFETNWFSLLPEEIESVSVLKDAAALSQFGMDAANGAVLITTKRGTESSKTKINFTSRFGVHSPRFLPDVVNNGDYATMFNEGLISDGKTIREGYFRNDSIVNFFKTGEYPFLYPDVDWYKEVVRPNALSQDYALSFSGGRQDAKYFVALGFADYQGLYAGTETKRVTNSNYNLKRYNLRVNFDVNITKFLSAQTNFRGTINDKYFPNASENTLWRTLSLFNPYPVITQDGRWGGTQGYADNPKATIIQRGYQSINDRTVDANVKLIGKLDFITKGLKAYWQINFSNFFFDTYNKTRSLYYDEVIPRFDLITTPGVLPYDKVTRGTVDNNFTITQGNGTQFNRSTMLSGFEYGRSFGNHEIYATTSYYQETFRAEGSEMPFAEQRIMGRVMYNFKSKYFAELGYAYSGSENFPKGNRFGFFPSLSAGWIMSDESFMQKVDFVNFLKMKASWGLLGNDNTGNAGRFIFNQNYVGTGNYLIGNNLGVNAPMFNQGNLANRNVTWEKANRINVGFESVLFHKLSVAFDYFYERRTDIFLNPSSYIPSVMGVNFAAVNRGKTKAYGAELELNYKEKISNVTLNIGGNISFARNKIIDIAEFTPSDPYLVARGNPINQPFVLEFAGFFRDQADINSSPQQLFGSVRPGDIKYKDQNGDGVIDNRDRKPFGNTALPQLFYGANASLNYKSFDFFVAIQGAAQRTVSLLDNNMIVPFLNGGVKPSPWVKNNYWTSTRMDMAKFPRLTTEQNDNNYRASTLWQRDGSFLRLQTVEIGYQMPIKWSNKIGMDGIRFFISANNLLTIDRIDEINVDPEVMNPFVHPPLKSFNFGFTLKM encoded by the coding sequence ATGAAATTATATAATATTGATAAGGTTACATTTTTAACGGGCTTTATGCTCTATTCCGTTATTAATGTATTTGCAAATCCAGCTGATACATCTAAAGCAAATAAGCAAACAAAGCTTGTTTCATTCAATAATGATGTAGTGCATCTTCCCTTTGGTCCTACTATAGAAAGTAGGAAGAATACAGCTGCATTTTCCATGATAAAAGGGGATCGTTTGAAAGGTATTAATACGCCAACATTGGGAAATACATTGATGGGCCAACTTTCCGGTCTTTATGTTTCTCAGTCTGGAGGTGCCCAGGGTAATACTGATTTTCCAGGGTTATTCATTAGAGGTCGACAAACATTTCAAGATAATAATGTTTTGGTGCTTGTGGATGGATTTGAAACAAACTGGTTTTCTCTTTTGCCTGAAGAAATTGAAAGTGTATCTGTATTGAAAGATGCAGCTGCTTTGTCTCAGTTTGGAATGGATGCGGCGAATGGTGCAGTACTTATTACTACTAAACGAGGCACTGAGTCTTCCAAAACTAAGATAAATTTCACTTCACGTTTTGGCGTTCATTCTCCAAGATTTTTACCAGATGTGGTGAACAATGGTGATTATGCAACAATGTTCAATGAAGGCCTTATTAGTGATGGCAAAACAATTCGTGAAGGGTATTTTAGAAATGATTCAATAGTTAATTTTTTTAAAACAGGCGAGTACCCCTTTTTGTACCCAGATGTAGATTGGTATAAAGAAGTGGTTAGGCCAAATGCTTTGAGTCAAGATTATGCCCTAAGCTTTAGCGGTGGCAGGCAGGATGCTAAATACTTTGTGGCATTGGGATTTGCTGACTACCAAGGTTTGTATGCAGGTACTGAAACAAAGAGGGTTACCAATAGTAACTACAATTTAAAGAGGTATAATCTTCGTGTAAACTTTGATGTGAATATTACAAAGTTTCTTTCCGCACAGACAAATTTCAGAGGAACTATAAATGATAAATATTTCCCTAATGCATCAGAGAATACTTTATGGCGTACACTTTCATTATTTAATCCTTATCCTGTTATAACTCAAGATGGTCGCTGGGGAGGAACGCAGGGATATGCAGATAACCCTAAAGCGACAATAATACAAAGAGGTTATCAGTCTATTAATGATAGAACAGTAGATGCAAATGTGAAATTGATTGGAAAACTTGATTTTATTACAAAAGGTTTGAAAGCTTATTGGCAAATCAACTTTAGCAATTTCTTCTTCGATACGTATAATAAAACAAGATCTCTTTACTATGATGAAGTTATTCCAAGATTTGACTTGATAACGACTCCGGGGGTTTTGCCATATGATAAAGTGACAAGAGGAACTGTAGATAATAACTTTACCATCACTCAAGGGAATGGTACACAGTTTAACCGCTCAACTATGTTGAGTGGGTTTGAATACGGACGTAGCTTTGGCAATCATGAAATTTATGCGACCACATCTTACTATCAAGAAACATTTCGTGCAGAAGGATCTGAAATGCCTTTTGCTGAGCAACGAATTATGGGTAGAGTCATGTATAACTTTAAAAGCAAATATTTTGCTGAGTTAGGTTATGCATATAGTGGCTCTGAAAATTTTCCTAAAGGAAACAGATTTGGTTTTTTCCCTTCATTGTCTGCAGGTTGGATAATGAGTGATGAGTCCTTTATGCAGAAAGTTGATTTCGTCAATTTTCTTAAAATGAAGGCTTCTTGGGGTTTATTAGGTAATGATAATACTGGCAATGCAGGTAGGTTTATTTTTAACCAGAATTATGTAGGAACTGGTAATTATCTTATTGGTAACAACTTAGGGGTAAACGCGCCAATGTTTAACCAAGGAAACCTAGCCAATAGAAATGTTACATGGGAAAAAGCAAATCGTATCAATGTAGGTTTTGAATCCGTTTTGTTTCATAAGCTTTCTGTTGCCTTCGATTATTTTTATGAGCGCAGAACAGACATTTTCCTGAATCCGTCCAGCTATATTCCATCAGTGATGGGTGTGAATTTTGCTGCTGTTAACAGAGGAAAAACTAAAGCATATGGAGCCGAACTGGAGTTAAACTATAAAGAGAAAATCAGTAATGTAACACTGAATATTGGTGGTAACATTTCATTTGCTCGAAATAAAATAATCGATATCGCTGAATTTACTCCTTCAGATCCATATCTTGTTGCTAGAGGAAATCCGATCAATCAGCCATTTGTTTTAGAATTTGCAGGGTTCTTTAGAGATCAGGCCGATATCAATTCAAGCCCTCAACAGTTGTTTGGTTCAGTAAGACCGGGGGATATAAAGTATAAAGACCAAAATGGTGATGGTGTTATTGATAATAGAGATCGCAAGCCGTTTGGAAATACAGCCTTGCCTCAGCTTTTCTATGGTGCTAATGCCAGTTTAAATTATAAATCATTTGATTTTTTTGTTGCGATTCAAGGTGCTGCCCAAAGAACTGTTTCATTATTGGATAATAACATGATTGTACCCTTTTTAAATGGAGGTGTAAAGCCCTCTCCATGGGTAAAAAACAATTATTGGACAAGCACTAGAATGGATATGGCAAAGTTCCCTAGACTTACCACAGAGCAAAATGACAATAACTACAGGGCTTCAACATTATGGCAACGAGATGGATCTTTTTTGAGACTCCAAACAGTTGAAATAGGATATCAGATGCCAATTAAGTGGAGCAATAAGATTGGAATGGATGGTATACGCTTCTTCATTAGTGCAAATAATCTATTAACAATAGATCGTATTGATGAAATAAATGTAGATCCAGAGGTAATGAATCCTTTTGTACACCCTCCGCTTAAGTCTTTCAATTTTGGATTTACACTTAAAATGTAG